From Alteromonas australica, one genomic window encodes:
- a CDS encoding DUF3300 domain-containing protein, with protein sequence MKNVTLSILLLLGSGAVLVPTFASASSQSQTQVEVADYSDAQLDSLLAPIALYPDALLTHILIATTYPLDVIAADRWRQSNTHLTAQQVEQVITPISWDPSVKAIAPFTDILHTMAEDIDWMEQVGDNMLVNEDRVLDRIQVLRQHAYNSGNLRTNDYLDVAQESSIIYIAPRHRETIYVPYYNPTHVFGHWNHSIAPYHWHFGVSVHQSARIYWSPRVHLSTLFYFGGIHWHNRHLVVHRGPVTRYYRHTPVKRVYSKGYQRWNHNVDHRRARYSQRVTHTAPKRYQHKQTIMVNKPGNKHQIKTGTPNRHTLVRHSELKNKLSDNRNRNRTVRNNQGTIDTTRGNKSHKNTVRENKSGNNQYREKRVQDKGVRGNQRYANVQQKLSRQSHKPATNSNKSSSTRHEPSLKRSHNSSNNRHSVSPQRQAKHSSPASRNVSRYSDKSHSRGLK encoded by the coding sequence ATGAAAAACGTCACCTTATCAATACTCTTGCTACTGGGTAGTGGTGCAGTTCTAGTGCCTACCTTTGCGTCTGCCTCCAGCCAAAGTCAAACCCAAGTAGAGGTTGCCGACTATTCAGATGCACAACTAGATAGCCTATTGGCGCCTATTGCGCTATACCCTGATGCACTGTTAACGCATATTCTTATTGCTACCACGTATCCCCTTGATGTGATTGCCGCCGACCGCTGGCGGCAAAGTAACACGCACCTTACTGCGCAACAAGTTGAGCAGGTCATCACCCCTATCAGCTGGGATCCCAGTGTAAAAGCCATTGCGCCTTTTACCGATATTTTGCATACCATGGCAGAAGATATCGACTGGATGGAGCAAGTTGGTGACAACATGTTAGTGAATGAAGACAGGGTATTAGACCGCATTCAGGTTTTGCGACAACATGCCTATAACTCTGGCAATTTACGCACCAATGATTACCTTGATGTTGCGCAAGAAAGTAGCATCATTTATATCGCTCCGCGGCATCGAGAGACCATCTATGTGCCCTATTACAACCCCACACATGTCTTTGGTCACTGGAATCACAGTATTGCACCTTATCACTGGCACTTTGGTGTGAGTGTGCACCAAAGTGCGAGAATTTATTGGTCGCCTCGCGTACACCTTTCCACCTTATTCTATTTTGGTGGCATTCACTGGCATAACCGCCATCTTGTTGTGCATCGTGGTCCGGTGACACGCTATTACCGCCATACACCTGTAAAGCGGGTTTACAGTAAAGGCTACCAACGTTGGAACCATAATGTTGACCACCGCCGTGCGCGCTATTCACAGCGGGTGACACATACGGCGCCAAAACGTTACCAGCACAAGCAAACCATCATGGTAAATAAACCCGGCAACAAGCATCAAATTAAAACAGGTACCCCTAATAGACATACCCTGGTACGTCACAGTGAACTCAAAAATAAGTTATCGGACAATCGAAATCGTAATAGGACAGTACGCAACAATCAGGGCACGATAGACACAACACGAGGAAATAAATCCCATAAAAACACGGTACGCGAGAACAAATCTGGTAATAACCAGTACCGTGAAAAACGTGTTCAAGACAAGGGGGTAAGAGGAAACCAACGCTATGCAAATGTGCAACAAAAGCTTAGCCGTCAGTCACACAAGCCGGCGACTAATAGCAATAAGTCGTCCTCGACACGCCATGAGCCATCGCTAAAAAGAAGTCATAATAGTAGCAATAACCGACATTCTGTAAGTCCACAAAGACAGGCTAAGCATAGCTCACCAGCTTCTCGAAACGTTAGTCGGTACAGTGATAAATCTCATAGTCGCGGCCTAAAATAA
- a CDS encoding magnesium transporter, with translation MAEPLPDLIEEFVTDSMGDDPAVILTALSSQDTVYIASLLESLPVERRLIIWEGVPRDKKLSVLVEMRSDPREILIDATAHHEWASIFSDIDAEDLLELLDSLPTKLVDLAYQTLDSQERKYFREATQFPDSQVGHWVNHELLVLPANAKVREGLRLLRRELPQHCDSIYLVNRSGQFSALVKVNKLFAAQEHTSLVQLAEESAAILDATEEVSTASLQVQRSGLSALPVVDENSKLIGRLDITSASELINEFYERQVMASAGMDEDEDLFSPVAKSARNRALWLGINLLTAFLASWFIGLFEATLQQVVALAVLMPVVASMGGIAGSQTLTLIVRGLALGQVTSANMRALMVKELKVGGVNGVIWALVIGVVAYFWFTDVLLGVVICLAILFNIVAAALAGVFVPVILDKLKIDPALSGSVILTTVTDIVGFVAFLGLGSLFLL, from the coding sequence GTGGCAGAACCCTTGCCAGATTTGATTGAAGAATTTGTCACCGACAGCATGGGCGACGACCCAGCGGTTATTTTAACTGCACTAAGTAGCCAAGACACGGTTTATATTGCCTCACTTCTAGAGTCATTGCCGGTTGAGCGACGCCTCATTATTTGGGAAGGCGTGCCACGGGATAAAAAGCTTTCCGTGCTGGTGGAGATGCGTAGTGACCCCCGAGAAATTCTGATTGATGCCACGGCGCATCACGAATGGGCCTCTATTTTCTCCGACATTGACGCCGAAGACTTGCTTGAGCTTCTCGACTCATTACCCACAAAGCTGGTGGATTTAGCCTACCAAACGCTAGATAGCCAAGAAAGAAAGTACTTTCGCGAAGCTACTCAGTTCCCTGATTCGCAAGTGGGTCACTGGGTAAACCACGAACTACTGGTATTGCCAGCGAATGCAAAAGTGCGAGAGGGGTTAAGGCTTTTGCGTCGTGAATTGCCGCAACACTGTGACAGCATCTATTTGGTCAATCGCTCGGGCCAGTTTTCTGCGTTGGTCAAAGTGAACAAGCTGTTTGCAGCACAAGAACATACTTCACTCGTTCAGTTAGCAGAAGAAAGCGCTGCAATATTAGATGCTACAGAAGAGGTTTCTACCGCGTCTTTGCAAGTACAGCGCTCCGGTTTGTCTGCCCTTCCTGTTGTGGATGAGAACAGCAAGCTTATAGGGCGCTTGGATATTACCTCTGCCAGTGAATTGATTAATGAGTTTTATGAGCGCCAAGTGATGGCCTCGGCAGGTATGGATGAAGATGAAGATTTATTCTCGCCGGTGGCAAAAAGTGCTCGTAATCGTGCGCTTTGGTTGGGTATTAATTTGCTAACAGCATTTTTAGCTTCTTGGTTTATCGGCCTTTTCGAAGCCACGCTGCAACAGGTTGTGGCGTTAGCGGTGTTGATGCCAGTGGTGGCCAGCATGGGTGGTATTGCAGGTAGCCAAACCCTTACGCTGATTGTGCGAGGGCTGGCCTTAGGGCAAGTTACCAGTGCCAATATGCGCGCGCTCATGGTGAAAGAGTTAAAAGTGGGTGGAGTAAACGGCGTTATTTGGGCCCTTGTTATTGGGGTGGTGGCGTATTTTTGGTTTACCGATGTCTTGCTTGGTGTTGTGATTTGTCTAGCCATTTTATTCAATATAGTGGCGGCGGCACTGGCGGGGGTATTTGTGCCTGTGATTTTGGATAAGCTGAAAATAGACCCCGCCTTGTCAGGTTCAGTTATATTAACCACAGTCACAGACATCGTTGGCTTCGTGGCATTTCTCGGCTTAGGCTCACTCTTTTTACTGTAA
- a CDS encoding glutathione S-transferase: protein MLTLHHLNNSRSQRILWLLEELGVSYQLEHYQRDSTTNLAPDSLRAVHPLGRSPVLSTPDGAIAESGAIVEYLVRHYASESFCSPTEGEALQQYLFWLHFAEGSLMPPLVANLVLEKARQKGAKPFFIKPITNKLVDGILNAYYGPNLAQSLRYVESYLASHTWFAGDEPTGADVQMIFPLESLVASGKAKDFAAIQGYVKRVHARPAYQQALAKGGEYAYA, encoded by the coding sequence ATGCTCACTTTACATCATTTAAATAATTCGCGCTCACAACGTATATTATGGCTACTGGAAGAACTTGGGGTAAGTTACCAGCTTGAACATTATCAACGAGACAGCACAACCAATTTGGCTCCAGACTCGCTTAGAGCGGTGCATCCCCTTGGCCGTTCACCTGTGCTAAGTACGCCCGACGGCGCCATTGCCGAATCGGGTGCCATTGTTGAGTACCTCGTACGTCATTATGCGTCAGAGAGCTTTTGTTCACCGACTGAAGGCGAGGCACTGCAGCAGTATCTGTTCTGGTTGCATTTTGCCGAAGGCTCATTAATGCCGCCACTGGTGGCCAATCTGGTGTTGGAAAAAGCCAGGCAAAAAGGCGCAAAACCGTTTTTCATTAAACCAATTACGAACAAGCTGGTGGATGGAATTTTAAATGCCTATTACGGGCCAAATTTGGCACAAAGCTTACGCTATGTAGAGTCGTATCTTGCCAGTCACACATGGTTTGCTGGCGACGAGCCCACGGGGGCAGATGTGCAAATGATATTTCCGCTTGAATCACTCGTGGCCAGTGGAAAGGCAAAAGATTTCGCCGCCATACAAGGTTATGTGAAGCGAGTTCATGCCCGTCCCGCTTACCAACAAGCCTTAGCAAAAGGCGGTGAATACGCCTACGCCTAG
- the ribA gene encoding GTP cyclohydrolase II, with product MSSKQPKYEYVSSAKLPTRMGNFKIHGFVEASGQEHVALSYGDWKDNDVVPIRIHSECLTGDSLFSTRCDCGFQLEKAMQNIVDNGCGVLLYLRQEGRGIGLLNKIRAYNLQDSGMDTVEANEHLGFDADLRSYDICKVMLDTLKVSRVELMTNNPKKLAALKGLGIDVVARKPIDHGITEDNKGYIKTKTEKLGHAFDPHAFK from the coding sequence ATGAGCAGCAAACAGCCAAAATACGAATATGTCAGTTCCGCTAAATTGCCTACCCGCATGGGCAATTTCAAGATCCATGGTTTCGTTGAAGCCAGTGGGCAGGAGCATGTGGCTTTATCTTACGGCGACTGGAAAGACAACGACGTGGTGCCTATTCGTATTCATTCTGAATGCCTAACTGGCGACTCGCTTTTTAGCACCCGCTGCGACTGTGGTTTTCAGCTTGAGAAAGCCATGCAAAATATTGTTGATAATGGTTGTGGCGTGCTTTTATATTTGCGCCAAGAAGGTCGTGGAATTGGCTTACTGAATAAAATTCGCGCCTATAATCTACAAGATAGCGGCATGGATACCGTTGAAGCCAACGAACATTTGGGCTTTGATGCTGACTTACGCAGCTACGATATTTGTAAAGTGATGCTCGACACCTTGAAAGTAAGTCGCGTTGAACTGATGACCAATAACCCCAAAAAATTGGCTGCTCTTAAAGGGTTAGGTATTGATGTTGTCGCACGTAAGCCCATTGACCATGGCATCACCGAAGACAACAAAGGCTATATCAAAACAAAAACTGAAAAGCTAGGGCACGCCTTCGACCCCCACGCATTTAAGTAA
- a CDS encoding ATP-grasp domain-containing protein, with protein MAKIVFLSTDNLEGFFVYDTLLIPFFEQAGWQVATLSWHNKDINWSDYDYVIVRSTWDYQQYPSEFTACLESIDKSKAKLLNPLTLIKWNIEKSYLLDLEDRGVSTVPTFWQSHFSVDTLVQQFDVFATDTLIVKPILSANADDTYKVSRDNITQFIPTLSRCFAERKHMIQPFLPSIVEEGEYSLFYFAGAFSHSIRKVPKSGDFRVQEEHGGALHLIEPDQTMLDAALRALDAMPEQALYARVDLVRCKGEWALMELELIEPSLYFNLSPSSPQKFVDAFLAMHQQDALNP; from the coding sequence GTGGCAAAAATTGTTTTTCTATCTACCGATAATTTAGAAGGTTTTTTCGTTTACGATACCTTACTCATCCCCTTCTTTGAGCAGGCAGGGTGGCAGGTAGCCACGTTGTCTTGGCACAATAAAGACATCAACTGGAGCGATTATGATTATGTCATCGTGCGCAGTACTTGGGACTATCAGCAGTATCCGTCTGAGTTTACCGCCTGTCTGGAGAGTATCGATAAATCGAAAGCAAAATTGCTGAACCCATTAACCTTGATAAAGTGGAATATTGAAAAAAGCTACCTTTTAGATTTAGAAGATAGAGGGGTGAGTACTGTACCGACGTTTTGGCAGTCCCACTTTTCAGTAGACACCTTGGTACAGCAATTTGACGTTTTTGCCACCGACACCCTAATTGTCAAACCCATATTAAGCGCCAATGCCGACGATACTTACAAGGTGAGCCGAGATAATATTACCCAATTTATACCGACTTTATCTCGCTGTTTTGCTGAGCGGAAACACATGATTCAGCCATTTCTTCCCTCCATTGTAGAAGAAGGTGAGTATTCACTGTTTTATTTTGCTGGGGCGTTTAGCCACAGCATACGAAAAGTACCCAAGTCGGGTGATTTTCGTGTACAAGAAGAACATGGTGGGGCACTGCATCTTATTGAACCTGATCAGACGATGTTAGACGCAGCTCTTCGAGCCCTTGACGCCATGCCGGAACAGGCGTTGTATGCACGTGTAGATCTGGTGCGCTGTAAAGGTGAGTGGGCGTTGATGGAGCTTGAGCTGATAGAGCCGTCGCTGTACTTTAATTTATCCCCTTCATCGCCTCAGAAATTTGTGGACGCATTTTTAGCGATGCATCAGCAAGACGCTTTAAATCCGTAG
- a CDS encoding thioesterase family protein produces the protein MSETHTQLNPLREKMITHVISLFRDTMPFNQLLGLDFIPRGQGVELHLAWREALTGNPLQKILHGGVTASLLDTVGGITAIIETIHQTQDSELLSLQKRLATMGTVDMRVDYLRPGRGTHFIATAAVIRKGSKLAVCRMELHNEAGDHIAFGTGTYMLG, from the coding sequence ATGTCTGAGACACACACCCAATTAAACCCTTTGCGAGAGAAAATGATTACGCATGTAATCAGTTTGTTCCGTGATACAATGCCATTTAACCAGTTGTTGGGTTTAGACTTTATCCCACGAGGTCAGGGCGTAGAGTTACATCTAGCATGGCGTGAAGCATTAACTGGAAACCCCTTGCAAAAAATTCTTCACGGCGGTGTGACAGCAAGTTTATTAGATACCGTAGGCGGCATTACTGCCATTATTGAAACTATTCATCAAACGCAAGATAGCGAGCTACTCAGCTTGCAAAAGCGGCTCGCAACAATGGGTACGGTAGATATGCGCGTGGACTACTTACGACCCGGAAGAGGCACGCATTTTATTGCCACGGCGGCGGTTATTCGAAAAGGGAGTAAATTAGCCGTGTGCAGAATGGAGCTACACAACGAAGCGGGTGATCATATCGCATTTGGTACGGGCACTTATATGTTGGGGTAG
- the recQ gene encoding DNA helicase RecQ, whose protein sequence is MTTAIPNTTQDSPLPPAATPETVLKDVFGYDAFREGQGDVIHHVCNGGDALVLLPTGGGKSLCYQIPALVMQGTTIVVSPLISLMQDQVEQLLALGVSAAYLNSTLPTDTQSDIADKLINGKLDLLYVSPERLLQFGFQQTLKHADISLFAIDEAHCVSHWGHDFRQDYRALGQIKSRFKDIPVIGLTATADAATQQDILTQLQLDAPLVYKGSFDRPNIRYRVMSKYKAFEQVVAYVKQQDGSGIIYCNSRAKVDDLHAKLFRQGFRCAAYHAGLDTDEREFVQRQFLTDKIDIVVATVAFGMGINKSNVRYVVHHDVPRSIESYYQETGRAGRDGLESEALLLFDEKDAARVKQWISQGELEDRNQIELQKFAAMEAFSEAQTCRRQVLLNYFSQFSDSACGNCDICLDPPKMIDGTVISQKVLSCVLRLQQQAATQYVIDVLRGKQLKRLQEAGHHQLSTYGIGKDKSDSYWHNIINQLIHKGLIRVDITANAALRLTEAARPVLKGEIAIQLATPRLEFKPDKKAKQAPSNYDRTLFMRLKHLRKVLAEENEVPPYVVFSDATLVDMASKLPTTKDTMLDVSGVGQTKLTRYGDAFMQLIGDYVNREA, encoded by the coding sequence ATGACAACTGCAATCCCCAACACCACACAAGACTCACCGTTACCTCCCGCCGCTACGCCTGAAACCGTGCTAAAAGACGTGTTTGGTTATGACGCTTTTCGCGAGGGACAGGGTGATGTTATCCACCACGTTTGTAACGGGGGGGATGCCTTAGTATTGCTACCCACTGGCGGTGGTAAGTCGTTGTGTTACCAAATTCCAGCGTTAGTGATGCAGGGCACTACCATCGTGGTGTCACCGTTAATTTCATTAATGCAAGATCAGGTGGAACAACTACTCGCGCTTGGGGTAAGCGCCGCATACCTAAATTCAACGCTACCGACCGACACCCAATCGGACATTGCAGATAAACTCATTAACGGCAAATTAGATTTGCTCTACGTATCGCCAGAGCGCTTACTTCAGTTTGGTTTCCAGCAAACCTTAAAACACGCTGATATTTCTCTGTTTGCGATAGATGAAGCGCATTGTGTGTCGCACTGGGGGCACGATTTCAGACAAGACTATCGCGCGCTTGGGCAGATAAAGTCACGGTTTAAAGATATTCCTGTTATTGGCTTAACAGCCACTGCTGATGCAGCCACACAACAAGATATTCTAACCCAACTTCAGTTAGACGCGCCTTTGGTGTACAAGGGCAGCTTTGACAGGCCCAATATTCGCTATCGCGTCATGTCGAAATATAAGGCGTTCGAGCAAGTCGTTGCTTATGTAAAACAACAAGATGGCAGTGGAATTATCTACTGTAATAGCCGGGCGAAAGTTGACGATTTACATGCAAAGCTATTTCGTCAGGGCTTCCGGTGCGCTGCCTATCATGCTGGGCTAGATACCGATGAACGAGAGTTTGTTCAGCGTCAATTCCTTACCGACAAAATTGATATTGTGGTGGCAACTGTTGCCTTTGGCATGGGCATCAACAAATCCAACGTGCGCTACGTCGTGCATCATGATGTTCCCCGAAGTATAGAAAGCTATTATCAAGAAACCGGTCGCGCGGGGCGTGACGGCCTCGAATCGGAAGCCTTACTCTTATTTGATGAGAAAGACGCTGCGCGGGTCAAGCAGTGGATAAGCCAAGGTGAACTGGAAGACAGAAACCAAATTGAGTTGCAAAAATTTGCTGCCATGGAAGCCTTTTCTGAAGCACAAACTTGCCGCCGCCAAGTACTGCTGAACTATTTTTCACAATTCAGTGATAGCGCCTGTGGCAACTGCGATATCTGTCTTGACCCACCTAAAATGATAGATGGCACTGTGATAAGTCAAAAAGTGTTGTCCTGTGTACTGCGCTTACAACAGCAAGCGGCTACTCAGTATGTTATTGATGTATTGCGAGGAAAGCAGCTTAAACGTCTGCAAGAGGCGGGACATCATCAGCTCTCCACGTATGGTATAGGCAAAGACAAGTCCGACAGTTATTGGCATAACATCATTAATCAACTTATTCACAAAGGCCTTATCCGGGTGGATATTACCGCCAACGCGGCACTACGGTTAACCGAAGCAGCTCGGCCTGTCTTGAAGGGCGAAATTGCCATTCAGCTTGCTACGCCAAGGTTAGAATTCAAGCCTGATAAAAAAGCCAAACAAGCGCCGAGTAATTATGATCGCACCCTCTTTATGAGGCTCAAGCATTTGCGCAAAGTACTGGCGGAAGAAAATGAAGTCCCCCCTTACGTGGTGTTTAGTGATGCCACGTTAGTGGACATGGCCTCTAAGCTTCCCACCACCAAAGACACCATGCTAGATGTCAGTGGTGTTGGGCAAACTAAACTCACCCGCTATGGCGACGCCTTTATGCAGCTTATTGGCGACTACGTTAATCGCGAAGCCTAG
- a CDS encoding EAL domain-containing protein: MAAWRVHASELHIDERFDIAVINHSSTSFVAHQSASYLDVLHSTQALSTTLPLTLENSRLWLSAELRNTGFSTVPLVLNIDRLNIDDLQIYLLDDNARIIKSYRYQAGKGDYSLNKPLPAIRLAFSLNAQEHSRLLIGVKDEGLRQFPISLWHKQSLQQYDRNMMVMLGVLLGILGIMVGYFLLSYLFQRTPARFWLATNNAILFALFFVAQGGLATWPALTNASEPLFAILLGATFLNLAKVTHNLFVRVPFFLRIVSFSLPLAMTIWALVSNPYNASLILMAMCPLIGVYHVLLAMIFKDRRNQALSYIFCMAWLFFTVLYAIFVKTLLGTLIYTTPLVFFILALLSIGLLCLGFSVELKERSFNVQKLLEREATITSLNRFYDLFRNSAEGLYTSTLEGDIKTVNPAMCALFGFEDETQMLETIKNTKQFYANTEDRDVLVGELLESGIVMGREIKGVKADGSEFWFSISCQIRAAEEGNFLYGSIIDVTEKKQSDLSLQYLATHDSLTGVFNRRQFENTLKAKLAAKSADEIAILYLDLDRFKVVNDTCGHKAGDTLIKDIAQLLEKALPESAMLARLGGDEFGVIIEKASPEQAHEIAESLLNVAQEFRFMWDKRIFHLGVSIGMVVCDNSDTTGEQYLSMADAACYFAKEQGRNQIHLYHKNDKSMQRYQKELDWVTTINHAHDEDRFLLYYQLMRPLTSANDGFYYEVLLRLKDRDGTVIEPNAFLPTAERFEMNVKIDKWVISNTFEYLHANPEHLANLKRCSINLNCHSLADRDFKLFVLNAFDKYAIPYDKICFEVIESVAIIKMEDTLRFMQSFKELGCSFALDDFGSGFSSYNYLKSLPVDIVKIDGAFIKDMLNDPVDVAMVASIKEVAKAMGMTTVAEFVESEATMAQLGRIGIDFAQGFSVSAPKPLNTFTPL; encoded by the coding sequence GTGGCTGCTTGGCGTGTTCATGCCAGTGAACTTCATATCGACGAGCGCTTCGATATTGCTGTTATTAATCATAGCAGCACCTCCTTTGTGGCACACCAATCAGCCTCGTATCTTGATGTGCTTCATTCTACCCAAGCGCTTTCTACCACCCTGCCGTTAACCCTTGAAAATAGCCGCTTGTGGTTATCTGCTGAATTACGCAATACCGGGTTTAGCACTGTGCCACTGGTGTTGAATATAGACAGGCTAAATATTGATGACTTACAGATATACTTGCTAGACGATAATGCGCGTATTATTAAGTCCTATCGTTATCAAGCTGGAAAAGGGGACTATTCACTGAATAAGCCCCTGCCTGCGATTAGGTTGGCGTTTTCACTTAACGCGCAAGAACACTCTAGGCTATTAATTGGTGTAAAAGATGAAGGGCTTAGGCAATTTCCTATTTCCCTTTGGCATAAGCAAAGCTTGCAGCAATACGATAGAAACATGATGGTAATGCTCGGTGTATTACTGGGCATTTTAGGCATTATGGTGGGGTATTTTTTACTCTCTTATTTGTTTCAGCGAACACCCGCGCGGTTTTGGTTAGCCACGAATAACGCCATTTTGTTCGCGCTCTTTTTTGTGGCGCAAGGAGGGTTGGCTACTTGGCCTGCGCTCACCAACGCCAGCGAACCGCTATTCGCTATTTTACTGGGCGCAACATTCCTAAACTTGGCGAAGGTAACCCACAACTTATTTGTGCGAGTCCCCTTCTTTTTGCGCATTGTCTCGTTTTCACTCCCCCTAGCAATGACCATTTGGGCGCTGGTCAGCAACCCCTATAACGCCTCACTAATATTGATGGCAATGTGCCCCTTAATTGGGGTGTATCATGTGCTTTTGGCGATGATCTTCAAGGACAGGCGAAATCAAGCGCTTAGCTATATTTTTTGCATGGCGTGGCTGTTCTTTACTGTGTTGTACGCCATATTTGTAAAAACCCTGCTGGGAACGCTCATTTATACCACTCCCTTGGTCTTTTTTATTCTTGCGTTATTGTCTATCGGCTTGCTCTGTTTAGGGTTTAGCGTAGAGCTAAAAGAGCGCAGCTTTAATGTTCAAAAGCTGTTAGAGCGAGAAGCCACCATTACAAGTTTAAATCGTTTTTACGATTTGTTTCGCAATTCTGCAGAAGGCTTGTATACCTCAACGTTAGAAGGTGACATCAAAACCGTTAACCCCGCCATGTGCGCCCTCTTTGGTTTTGAAGACGAAACGCAAATGCTAGAAACCATAAAAAATACCAAGCAGTTTTACGCCAATACTGAAGACCGAGATGTGCTGGTAGGCGAATTGCTAGAAAGTGGTATTGTCATGGGGCGTGAAATTAAAGGGGTTAAGGCCGATGGCAGCGAATTTTGGTTTTCCATTTCTTGCCAAATACGCGCCGCTGAAGAAGGCAATTTTCTCTATGGCTCTATTATTGATGTCACCGAGAAAAAACAGTCTGATTTAAGCTTGCAGTATCTGGCTACTCACGACTCATTAACCGGTGTATTTAATCGACGTCAATTTGAAAATACGCTGAAAGCCAAATTAGCGGCCAAAAGCGCTGACGAGATAGCCATTCTTTACCTCGATTTAGACCGCTTTAAGGTGGTGAATGACACCTGCGGTCACAAAGCAGGTGACACATTAATTAAAGATATTGCCCAACTGCTAGAAAAAGCCTTACCGGAAAGCGCGATGCTTGCTCGCTTAGGGGGAGATGAGTTTGGCGTTATTATTGAGAAGGCATCACCTGAACAAGCCCATGAAATAGCAGAGAGTTTATTAAACGTCGCGCAAGAATTCCGATTTATGTGGGACAAGCGCATATTTCATCTTGGGGTAAGTATTGGCATGGTTGTCTGCGATAATTCAGACACCACCGGTGAGCAATATTTAAGCATGGCAGACGCCGCCTGCTATTTTGCAAAGGAACAAGGTCGCAACCAAATACATCTTTATCATAAAAACGATAAAAGCATGCAGCGCTACCAAAAAGAATTAGATTGGGTTACCACCATTAACCACGCCCATGATGAAGACCGTTTCTTATTGTACTACCAACTTATGCGTCCATTAACCAGCGCAAACGACGGCTTTTACTATGAAGTATTACTGCGTTTAAAAGACCGCGATGGCACAGTCATTGAACCGAATGCGTTTCTCCCTACCGCAGAGCGGTTTGAAATGAACGTAAAGATTGATAAGTGGGTTATCTCTAATACCTTTGAGTACTTGCATGCAAACCCTGAACATCTAGCTAACTTAAAACGCTGCAGCATTAATTTAAATTGTCACTCTCTTGCCGACAGAGACTTCAAGTTATTTGTTTTAAATGCTTTCGACAAATATGCCATTCCCTATGACAAAATTTGCTTTGAAGTCATCGAATCTGTTGCAATTATCAAAATGGAAGACACCTTGCGTTTCATGCAGTCTTTTAAAGAGTTGGGGTGTTCGTTCGCCCTTGATGACTTTGGTAGTGGCTTCTCTTCATATAACTACTTAAAAAGCCTGCCGGTGGATATTGTTAAAATTGACGGTGCCTTTATAAAGGATATGCTCAACGATCCTGTCGATGTGGCCATGGTCGCGTCAATTAAAGAAGTGGCGAAAGCCATGGGCATGACGACGGTGGCGGAGTTTGTAGAGTCTGAAGCCACCATGGCGCAGCTTGGAAGAATAGGCATTGATTTCGCGCAAGGCTTCAGTGTGTCTGCCCCTAAACCTCTCAATACATTTACCCCGTTATAA